A genomic region of Sciurus carolinensis chromosome 7, mSciCar1.2, whole genome shotgun sequence contains the following coding sequences:
- the LOC124989083 gene encoding 40S ribosomal protein S27-like gives MPLAKDLLHPSPDKEKRKHMKKHLVRNPNSYFMDVKCPGCYKITTVFSHAQTEVLCVGRSTALCQPMGGKATHTEGCSFRRKHH, from the coding sequence ATGCCTCTGGCAAAAGATCTCCTTCATCCCTCTCCAGACAAGGAGAAGAGGAAACACATGAAGAAGCACCTGGTTCGGAACCCCAATTCCTATTTCATGGATGTGAAATGCCCAGGATGCTATAAAATCACGACAGTTTTTAGCCATGCACAAACAGAAGTTTTGTGTGTTGGCCGTTCAACTGCCCTTTGCCAGCCtatgggaggaaaagcaacacaTACAGAAGGATGTTCCTTCAGGAGGAAGCACCACTAA